In Lactococcus paracarnosus, a genomic segment contains:
- a CDS encoding MarR family winged helix-turn-helix transcriptional regulator yields the protein MFREFPKLTNQLCYAIYNSNRMLNQFYKKKLLAFDLTYTQYIVLLVLWEKDNIKLYELGQTLELSSNTLTPLLKRLEEKGYLRRIQPEKDKRQLVIQLTQAGQAGQLEIQSVLNACFSEEIDFSPAVMQQMIADNVRLTQAIKADM from the coding sequence ATGTTTCGAGAATTTCCTAAATTAACCAATCAACTTTGTTATGCTATCTACAATTCAAATCGCATGCTAAACCAATTTTATAAAAAGAAATTGCTAGCATTTGATCTGACATATACGCAATATATCGTGCTTTTAGTCCTATGGGAAAAAGATAATATTAAGCTTTATGAGCTAGGCCAGACTTTAGAACTATCCAGTAATACCCTAACCCCGCTACTTAAAAGGTTAGAAGAAAAAGGGTATTTGCGTCGTATCCAACCTGAAAAAGATAAGAGACAGTTAGTCATTCAGCTCACGCAAGCAGGTCAAGCAGGTCAACTTGAAATCCAATCTGTCTTAAATGCTTGCTTTTCAGAGGAGATTGATTTTTCACCTGCAGTCATGCAACAGATGATCGCAGATAATGTCCGACTAACACAGGCCATCAAAGCGGATATGTAA
- a CDS encoding GNAT family N-acetyltransferase, producing MEFIQFNSQNSSLYTQSVALRNHALYGDIGMPPLSEDGKKIEKENLFFGAVTSDRLVGTVSFYELSKGHFQLVAMAIDATYQAKGIGTRLVNFAFESMIASVESKVGGQPVTLVVMTNAREKALHFYERLGFISDGAITVDPAHHGIRHLPMKNILLVKNRG from the coding sequence TTGGAATTTATCCAGTTTAATAGTCAAAACAGTAGTCTTTACACACAGAGTGTCGCATTAAGAAATCATGCGCTGTACGGTGATATCGGGATGCCACCTTTATCAGAAGATGGCAAGAAAATCGAGAAAGAAAATCTCTTTTTTGGCGCGGTAACATCAGATAGATTGGTCGGTACAGTGTCTTTCTACGAACTCTCAAAAGGTCATTTTCAATTAGTTGCTATGGCGATTGATGCCACCTATCAGGCTAAAGGAATCGGTACTAGGCTAGTTAACTTTGCTTTTGAAAGCATGATTGCCTCAGTTGAAAGTAAGGTCGGTGGGCAGCCTGTAACTCTGGTTGTGATGACAAATGCTAGAGAAAAAGCGCTTCATTTTTATGAACGTCTAGGCTTTATCTCAGATGGTGCGATTACGGTTGATCCAGCACATCATGGGATTAGACATCTTCCTATGAAAAATATCTTACTTGTAAAAAATAGGGGATGA
- a CDS encoding pyridoxal phosphate-dependent aminotransferase: MDVSHLFNPNLDKIQISAIRRFDQEVSKIPGILKLTLGEPDFNTPQHVEDAAVAAVRAHESHYTGMSGLLALRQEASQFVSDKYGVTFDPESEVLVTVGATEAISASLMSILVAGDKVLTPAPLYPGYEPLIQLAGAEMVEIDTTKNGFVLTPEMLESALIAHPETKVVILNYPSNPTGVTYNRAEIKALSDVIKKYPVFVISDEIYSELTYTDEKHVSIAEFAREQTIVLNGLSKSHAMTGYRIGFIFADTSLTSQIIKTHQYFVTAATTVSQFAAIEALTNGKDDAAIMTKEYIIRRDYIMSQMTPLGFEIAKPDGAFYIFAKIPADLNQDDFAFLIDFANRKQVAFIPGSSFGQYGKGYIRLSYAASMPVITEAMTRLTAFVNEKRA; this comes from the coding sequence ATGGACGTCTCTCATCTTTTTAATCCGAATCTGGATAAAATTCAAATTTCGGCAATTCGCCGGTTTGACCAAGAAGTATCAAAAATACCTGGGATCCTCAAATTGACACTAGGTGAACCTGACTTCAATACGCCACAACATGTCGAAGATGCTGCTGTTGCTGCTGTTCGTGCACATGAAAGTCACTATACTGGCATGTCTGGCTTATTAGCACTCCGTCAAGAAGCCAGTCAATTTGTATCTGATAAATATGGTGTAACCTTTGATCCTGAATCGGAAGTTTTGGTCACTGTTGGTGCAACAGAAGCGATTTCGGCTAGTCTCATGTCAATACTTGTCGCTGGTGACAAGGTATTGACACCAGCCCCTTTATATCCAGGATATGAACCCTTGATCCAGCTGGCAGGGGCAGAAATGGTCGAGATTGATACGACAAAAAATGGCTTTGTTTTGACACCAGAAATGCTAGAATCAGCTTTGATTGCACATCCTGAAACGAAAGTTGTGATCTTAAATTATCCATCTAATCCGACAGGTGTGACTTATAATCGTGCAGAAATTAAGGCATTGTCTGATGTGATCAAAAAATATCCTGTTTTTGTGATTTCAGACGAAATCTATTCTGAGTTGACCTATACAGATGAAAAGCATGTCTCGATTGCAGAATTTGCAAGAGAACAGACGATTGTTTTAAATGGCTTATCAAAGTCTCATGCCATGACAGGGTATCGAATTGGGTTTATCTTTGCGGATACCAGTCTGACTAGCCAAATTATCAAAACTCATCAATATTTTGTGACGGCAGCAACGACAGTGTCACAGTTTGCAGCGATCGAAGCCCTAACAAACGGGAAAGATGATGCTGCGATCATGACCAAAGAGTACATCATCCGACGTGATTATATCATGTCGCAGATGACTCCCCTTGGTTTTGAAATCGCTAAACCAGATGGTGCATTTTATATCTTCGCTAAAATTCCAGCAGATTTGAATCAAGATGATTTTGCCTTCTTGATCGACTTTGCCAATCGAAAACAAGTTGCCTTTATCCCAGGCTCATCATTTGGCCAGTACGGAAAAGGGTATATTCGCTTGAGTTATGCAGCTAGTATGCCAGTTATCACAGAGGCAATGACAAGGTTGACAGCATTTGTCAACGAAAAACGTGCCTAA
- the recO gene encoding DNA repair protein RecO: protein MKNVETRGLVLFSRNYREQDKLVKIFTESFGKRMFFVKNASKSKFSSSLQNFTQLDLLGTMNDDGLSFISDISDAKVYKYINSDIFAQAYASYLIGLSDVAIPDNQYDAPLYGFLMKSLDLIEDKIDMEVVTFIFELQVMSRFGAQLDFSQCVFCHRTDLPMDFSYQYNGCLCRQHVDKDMTREYLDPNVIFLCHAFMAIDYDKLPSINISDELKKKIRLFIDGLYDHYTGVQIKAKKFIDGLDGWADIMRDDVK from the coding sequence ATGAAAAATGTTGAAACACGTGGGCTAGTCTTATTTAGCCGAAACTATCGTGAGCAAGATAAGTTGGTTAAGATATTTACAGAATCATTTGGTAAACGGATGTTTTTTGTTAAAAATGCCAGCAAGTCCAAATTTTCAAGTAGTTTACAGAATTTCACCCAACTTGATTTGTTAGGCACGATGAATGATGATGGACTTAGCTTTATATCCGATATCAGTGATGCCAAGGTTTATAAATATATCAACTCGGATATATTTGCGCAAGCTTATGCGAGTTACTTGATTGGGTTGTCAGATGTTGCGATTCCCGACAACCAATATGATGCACCGCTTTACGGCTTTTTGATGAAGTCGCTAGACTTGATCGAAGATAAAATCGACATGGAGGTTGTCACTTTCATTTTTGAACTACAGGTCATGTCTCGTTTTGGTGCACAGTTAGATTTTAGCCAGTGTGTCTTTTGTCACCGGACGGATTTACCGATGGATTTTTCCTATCAATATAATGGGTGTCTATGTAGACAGCATGTTGACAAGGATATGACTAGGGAGTATTTAGACCCTAATGTCATCTTTCTATGTCACGCCTTCATGGCCATTGACTACGATAAACTACCAAGTATCAATATTTCTGATGAGTTGAAAAAAAAGATACGTCTCTTCATAGACGGTTTGTATGATCACTATACAGGTGTTCAGATTAAGGCTAAAAAATTTATAGATGGTCTAGATGGCTGGGCAGATATCATGAGAGATGATGTCAAGTAA
- a CDS encoding glycerophosphodiester phosphodiesterase produces the protein MFTAIKKGYHRWHDRRKARRKALTAKLSHLLHQDPVETKIFAHRGSKSNRPENTLAAFTEAVRVGSDGIELDVHLTKDNQIVVIHDESIDRTTNGTGLIRDLMFKDIRQYSAGAWFDTQYKFEKVPLLSEVLDLLCDLNFTGTLNIEIKTDNFPYFEIEKLTSDLLTSKPYPFSHIYCSFNLESLKRLFEFEPNADLCYLMSTSDKKIAEGLKADYITSLHPHINWVKKNADKLKKIHKPLRAWTINDDCDIYFAFNQHLTGFMTDYPELANKIKQRYNEKK, from the coding sequence ATGTTTACGGCAATTAAAAAAGGATATCATAGATGGCATGATCGACGTAAAGCACGACGTAAAGCATTGACAGCTAAGCTTTCACACCTCTTACATCAGGATCCTGTTGAGACCAAGATTTTTGCCCATCGTGGTAGCAAGTCTAACCGGCCAGAAAATACACTCGCTGCTTTTACGGAAGCAGTCAGGGTTGGTAGCGACGGTATCGAGCTTGATGTCCATCTAACAAAAGATAATCAGATCGTTGTCATACATGATGAGTCGATTGATCGTACAACAAATGGCACCGGCTTAATTCGTGATTTGATGTTCAAAGATATCCGACAATATTCTGCTGGTGCTTGGTTTGATACCCAATACAAGTTTGAAAAAGTTCCCCTCTTATCTGAGGTGTTGGACTTACTATGCGACCTTAACTTTACTGGTACCCTAAATATCGAAATCAAGACTGATAATTTCCCCTATTTTGAAATAGAGAAACTCACAAGCGACTTACTCACCTCTAAACCCTATCCATTTTCACATATCTATTGTTCCTTTAATCTGGAATCGCTCAAGCGTTTGTTTGAGTTTGAGCCGAATGCCGATCTCTGTTACTTGATGTCAACATCTGACAAGAAAATAGCTGAAGGATTAAAAGCTGACTACATCACAAGTTTACATCCGCATATTAATTGGGTGAAAAAAAATGCTGATAAGCTTAAAAAAATCCATAAGCCTCTACGTGCCTGGACTATCAATGACGATTGTGATATCTATTTTGCCTTTAACCAACATCTAACAGGCTTTATGACTGACTACCCTGAATTAGCCAACAAGATAAAGCAACGCTATAACGAAAAAAAATAA